A genome region from Triticum aestivum cultivar Chinese Spring chromosome 2B, IWGSC CS RefSeq v2.1, whole genome shotgun sequence includes the following:
- the LOC123041287 gene encoding uncharacterized protein DDB_G0271670-like: SSSSSSSSSSSSSSSSSSSSSSSSSSSSSSSSSSSSSSSSSSSSSSSSSSSSSSSSSSSSSSSSSFSSSSSSSSSSSSSSSSSSSSSSSSSSSSSSSSSSSSSSSSSSSSSSSSSSSSSSSSSSSSSSSSSSSSSSSSSSSSSSSSSSSSSSSSSSSSSSSSSSSSSSSSSSSSSSSSSSSSSSSSSSSSSSSSSSSSSSSSSSSSSSSSSSSSSSSSSSSSSSSSSSSSSSSSSSSSSSSSSSSSSSSSSSSSSSSSSSSSSSSSSSSSSSSSSSSSSSSSSSSSSSSSSSSSSSSSSSSSSSSSSSSSSSSSSSSSSSSSSSSSSSSSSSSSSSSSSSSSSSSSSSSS, from the exons tcttcttcttcttcctcttcttcttcttcctcttcttcttcctcttcttcttcttcctcttcctcttcttcctcttc ttcttcttcttcttcttcttcttcttcttcttcttcttcttcttcttcttcttcttcttcttcttcttcttcttcttcttcttcttcttcttcttcttcttcttcttcttcttcttcattctcttcttcttcttcatcctcttcttcttcttcttcctcttcttcttcttcttcttcttcttcttcttcttcttcttcttcttcttcttcttcttcttcttcttcttcttcttcttcttcttcttcttcttcttcttcttcctcttcttcttcttcttcctcttcttcttcttcttcctcttcttcttcttcctcttcttcttcttcctcttcttcttcttcctcttcttcttcttcctcttcttcttcttcgtcttcttcttcttcttcttcttcttcttcttcttcttcttcttcttcttcttcttcttcttcttcttcttcttcttcttcttcttcttcttcttcttcttcttcttcttcctcttcttcttcctcttcttcttcctcttcttcttcctcttcttcttcttcttcttcttcttcttcttcttcttcttcttcttcttcttcctcttcctcttcttcttcctcttcctcttcttcttcctcttcctcttcttcttcctcttcttcttcctcttcttcttcttcctcttcttcttcttcttcttcttcctcctcctcttcttcttcttcttcttcttcttcttcttcttcttcttcttcttcttcttcctcttcttcttcttcttcttcttcttcttcttcttcctcttcttcctcttcttcctcttcttcctcttcttcttcttcttcttcttcttcttcttcttcttcttcttcttcttcttcttcttcttcttcttcttcttcttcttcttcttcttcttcttcttcttcttcttcttcttcttcttcttcttcttcttcttcttcttcttcttcttcttcttcttcttcttcttcttct